In Bradyrhizobium lablabi, one DNA window encodes the following:
- a CDS encoding glycosyltransferase — MNEAIRPGPESQPQAVASPELSVVVPTFNERDNVLTLFRRLETALAGKAFEVIFVDDNSPDGTWDVVRGLARQDSRVRCIRRIGRRGLSGACIEGILASSAACAAVIDADLQHDETQLKKMLALLQGNEADLVVGSRYIEGGSADSFNKQRAGASALATEVARRVLRVKIADPMSGFFMIRRERFEQLAPQLSTQGFKILLDIIATAHGDLRVKEIPYTFGSRLHGESKLDSMVALDFLGLVLAKLTNDVVSLRFLLFAMVGSTGLFVHLAALFVALNILGWPFPQAQACGAVVAMTSNFILNNFLTYRDQRLKGFAILRGLLLFYLVCSVGLFANVGVAFSVYDKQPIWWLAGAAGALMGVVWNYAMSGLFVWRKR, encoded by the coding sequence ATGAATGAAGCCATCAGACCGGGCCCCGAAAGCCAGCCGCAGGCAGTCGCCTCGCCCGAGCTTTCGGTCGTCGTCCCCACCTTCAACGAGCGCGACAACGTCTTAACGCTGTTCCGGCGGCTGGAGACCGCGCTTGCGGGCAAGGCCTTTGAAGTCATCTTCGTCGACGACAATTCCCCCGACGGCACCTGGGACGTCGTGCGCGGGCTGGCGCGGCAGGATTCGCGGGTCCGCTGCATCCGGCGGATCGGGCGGCGCGGCCTGTCGGGCGCGTGCATCGAGGGCATCCTGGCCTCGAGCGCGGCCTGTGCGGCGGTGATCGATGCCGACCTGCAGCATGACGAGACGCAGCTTAAAAAGATGCTGGCGCTTTTGCAGGGCAATGAGGCCGATCTCGTGGTCGGCAGCCGCTACATCGAAGGCGGCAGCGCCGACAGTTTCAACAAGCAGCGTGCCGGCGCCAGCGCGCTCGCGACCGAAGTCGCGCGGCGCGTGCTGCGGGTCAAGATCGCCGATCCCATGAGCGGCTTCTTCATGATCCGCCGCGAGCGGTTCGAGCAATTGGCGCCGCAGCTCTCCACGCAAGGATTCAAGATACTGCTCGATATCATCGCCACCGCGCACGGCGATCTTCGCGTGAAGGAAATCCCCTACACCTTCGGCTCGCGGCTGCACGGCGAGAGCAAGCTCGATTCGATGGTGGCGCTGGATTTTCTGGGGCTGGTGCTCGCGAAACTGACGAATGACGTGGTGTCGTTGCGCTTCCTGTTGTTTGCGATGGTCGGATCGACCGGCCTGTTCGTGCATCTGGCCGCGTTGTTCGTCGCGCTCAATATTCTTGGCTGGCCGTTCCCGCAGGCGCAGGCCTGCGGCGCGGTGGTCGCCATGACCAGCAATTTCATCCTCAACAATTTTCTCACCTATCGCGACCAGCGCCTGAAGGGTTTTGCCATTTTGCGCGGTCTGTTGCTGTTTTATCTCGTCTGCAGCGTTGGGCTGTTCGCCAATGTCGGCGTCGCATTCTCGGTTTACGACAAGCAGCCGATCTGGTGGCTGGCCGGTGCGGCCGGCGCGCTGATGGGCGTGGTGTGGAATTACGCGATGTCCGGGCTGTTTGTCTGGCGCAAGCGATGA